A segment of the bacterium genome:
TCATCTCCGATTCCGCCTCAGCCGATTCCAACGGGGCCAGGGTCTGGCGCAACGGGGTCTTGATCAAAGTAAACGACTACGATATGTCACTGCCGTTTGAACTTGATGCCGGAGGGCTCCTGGTCTATCATGTGGATGAAGACCTGATAGCCCAAAGATGGTATGACAACAGCCTGGAGACCGGAGACATAAAAGCCATCTATCTACTGGAGGCCGATCACGTCCAGGACCTGCAGCGCTGGGGCGGCTCGCCTTATTCCACCTATGCCAGCCCCTACGACGCCTATTACGCCGGTAACAACGACCGGATAGACGACGGCAGCGATCCGGCGACCCTGGCCAATGACGGTTCCTATACCCATATTTCGATCACCGGCATCACTGCTCCGTCCGAAAACATGAGCGCCCGGGTGAAGGTCGGATGGAGCCTGCCGGGGTTCCCTTATGATTTAGGACAAACTGTAGACTGGAACAGCGCCAATTATGCGGTTTTGGGAGACACCACGGTGCTGATAATACCCGGTAATGATGGAAGGGTATATGCCATGATGTCCAACGGCCAGGGTTTGTTCAATCATGACACGACATTAATATTAGCAGCCAATGACACGGTACATTTACGGGCTGAATTTGCAAAAGTGACTGGCAACATTTATTCTTCTCCTGCGGTGGGAGATGTGAATAAAGACGGCCGTCCCGAAGTATTCATATCCTCGGCTGATCTATTGACACAGGGATCTGTTTGGGGTTTTAGTTTTGTTTCGCATGATACTTTTAATACTTCCGGTGACTCAGTTAAATGGGCTGTGATCCTGGATAGTTTTCCTGTTTTTACCCAGGGTCCGATCTTTTCCTCGCCCACTTTGGCTGATATTGACGGTGATGATACTTTGGAAATCATTGTGGCCTGTGACGACAAAAAACTTTATGCCTGGCGATATGATGGAAGCCTTGTTGCAGGTTATCCAAAAGATCTGGCCATGGAAACAAGGGCCACACCATCGGCAGCCGAACTATATGCTGATTCCCCGGGTTCGGAAGCAGTGATCCTTTCAGGGGACAGCCGGGTCTTCGCTTTGGCTGACAGCGGCAAGGACCTGTCAGGTTTTCCGGCTTTGATGCCCTGGGTGGATTGGGTGTCCGCTTCCACCGCCATAGGCGACGTCAACCGGGACGGCAGTCCCGAGATCGTGGCCTGTCCTAAAAACCAAATAACCGTGCTGGACAAACTGGGCCGGACCGTTTCCGGCTGGCCGGTATCCCACGACCAGACCGCCATTGCCTCTCCGGCCCTGGGTGATATTGACGGGGATGGTTATCTGGAAATAGTTGCAGCCATAGGCACCAAGCTTTACGCTTATAACTATAACGCGACCTTGATCTCTGGTTTCCCGATAGCAATATCCGAATCCCTCAATGTTCAGTCTTCCCCGGTAACCGCCGAT
Coding sequences within it:
- a CDS encoding T9SS type A sorting domain-containing protein, which produces ISDSASADSNGARVWRNGVLIKVNDYDMSLPFELDAGGLLVYHVDEDLIAQRWYDNSLETGDIKAIYLLEADHVQDLQRWGGSPYSTYASPYDAYYAGNNDRIDDGSDPATLANDGSYTHISITGITAPSENMSARVKVGWSLPGFPYDLGQTVDWNSANYAVLGDTTVLIIPGNDGRVYAMMSNGQGLFNHDTTLILAANDTVHLRAEFAKVTGNIYSSPAVGDVNKDGRPEVFISSADLLTQGSVWGFSFVSHDTFNTSGDSVKWAVILDSFPVFTQGPIFSSPTLADIDGDDTLEIIVACDDKKLYAWRYDGSLVAGYPKDLAMETRATPSAAELYADSPGSEAVILSGDSRVFALADSGKDLSGFPALMPWVDWVSASTAIGDVNRDGSPEIVACPKNQITVLDKLGRTVSGWPVSHDQTAIASPALGDIDGDGYLEIVAAIGTKLYAYNYNATLISGFPIAISESLNVQSSPVTADVDNDGLPEIIIGSPDGRIYAFNGNGTDAAGFPLTVGGKILSTPLLADLDGDSSDIELAVGCDDGNVYVWSIGSPVTASSLSWPMFCGNQAHTGFLNWDPALHPLPAQSGELIKNAYVYPSPARGDNAKIRFFLESNAEIDVKIFNLAGELVRQYRQPGQAMTENEVVWSLEQIASGVYIIRVEANDGTNAKVKTCKAAVIK